The Flavobacteriales bacterium DNA segment ACACTATGACACCGTTGAGGAACTGAAGGATGAGCTCCTACAATATCTCTTTTACTACAACGAAATGAGGCATCATCAAGGAATAAATGACATACCTCTTAACTTTAGAAAATCATTACCGAATTAGTTGACTTTTACAGGCGCGATTGAGATAAATGACCCAGAACTCCTCGTGATGCAGGTCGCTCAGGTGCGGATAGACCACCTCAAATGCCGAACGGCTGTCGGTGATTCTGATGCGTTTCTCAGGTTCAGAATCCTTTCGTCTTCTGCCCAATTCCAGCGCAGCAATAATGCTGATGGCCTTGGCTTCACCGATGCCCTTGAACTTGGTAAGGTCTTTCACAGAAAGTTTGGCAAGGTCGGAAAGTTGATTGTTCAGACTTTGCAGAATTCGTTTCGACAGGTCAACGGCCGTCTCATCGGCACTTCCCGAACCGATAAGGATGGCGATCAGTTCTGCATCGCTCAACGCGGATTTTCCTTTCAGTAGAAGTTTCTCCCGTGGACGGTCGTCTTCCGCCCACGATCGGATTCCTTTCAATGCTTGATACTGTTCCATGCCGTACCGAAAGTACGGATTGTAACAAACAAAAAGCCCTGCTCCGAAGGGAACAGGGCTTTTCTATTTCTTAAGTGAATGGCTTACAGACCGTTCACATGCACGGTCAACTTAGACTTAAGGTTTGAAGCCTTGTTCTTGTGAATGATGTTGTTCTTGGCCAATTTATCCACCAACGCAGCCACTTTAGGCAATTGGGCCTCCGCAGCTTTCTTGTCGGTAAGACCACGCAATTCCTTGATGGCGTTACGTGTTGTCTTGTGGATGTATTTGTTTCTCAAACGCTTGGTTTCGCTTGAGCGGATTCTCTTAAGAGATGATTTGTGATTAGCCATTGCTTCTCGTAGTCAAATTTTAGGGCTGCAAATGTAAATAAATAGTTTCGAGTTGCAAGTCGCAATTCTCAATAAAATTCAGGTCGATTTCAGCTTTGCATTTTCTCATCACATATTGGCGATGATCTCATCACCGAATTCGGATGTTGAAAGTAGCGTTGCGCCTTCCATCAATCGATGAAAATCGAACGTAACGCGCTTGCTGGCAATTGCTTTCTCCACGGCATTTTCAATGAGTTTGGAAACTTCTGTCCATCCCATGTATTCGAACATCATCGCCCCCGAAAGAATGATGGAACTTGGATTGACCATGTTCTTACCTGCCAATTTTGGGGCAGTTCCGTGGGTCGCTTCAAATATGGCGTAACCCGTTGCGTAGTTGATATTTGCTCCAGGCGCAATTCCGATTCCTCCTACGCAAGCAGCCAACGCATCCGAAACGTAGTCTCCGTTCAGGTTGAGGGTGGCAACTACCGAATGCTGCTTTGGATACAGAAGAATCTCCTGAAGGAACGCATCGGCAATACAATCTTTAATGAGCACTTTTCCCGCACTCAATGCATCTTCCTGCGCCTGATTGGCCGCATCCACGCCATCCGTTGCCAGAATGCGATCGTACATTCCCCAAGTGAAAACCTTGTCTGCGTACTGTGTTTCGGCAAGGTCGTAACCCCATTGTTTGAAGCTACCTTCCGTAAACTTCATAATGTTGCCTTTGTGAACAATGGTCACAGATGGTTTTTTATGTTCGATGGCGTAATCGATGGCCGCTTTCACCAAACGCTCCGTTCCTTCTCTGGAAACGGGTTTGATGCCGATGGAGGTCGTTTCCGGGAAACGGATG contains these protein-coding regions:
- a CDS encoding 30S ribosomal protein S20, whose translation is MANHKSSLKRIRSSETKRLRNKYIHKTTRNAIKELRGLTDKKAAEAQLPKVAALVDKLAKNNIIHKNKASNLKSKLTVHVNGL
- a CDS encoding NADP-dependent isocitrate dehydrogenase codes for the protein MAQSISINPNGILNVPDNPVIPFIEGDGIGVDIWTPARKVFDEAVKKVYGDTKKVEWLEILAGEKAYHQTGEWLPKDSLDAIEKYLVAIKGPLTTPIGGGIRSLNVQLRQTLDLYVCLRPVRWFKGVPSPLVHPEYTDMVIFRENTEDIYAGIEFQAETEDCKKLVNILQDDFGARNIRFPETTSIGIKPVSREGTERLVKAAIDYAIEHKKPSVTIVHKGNIMKFTEGSFKQWGYDLAETQYADKVFTWGMYDRILATDGVDAANQAQEDALSAGKVLIKDCIADAFLQEILLYPKQHSVVATLNLNGDYVSDALAACVGGIGIAPGANINYATGYAIFEATHGTAPKLAGKNMVNPSSIILSGAMMFEYMGWTEVSKLIENAVEKAIASKRVTFDFHRLMEGATLLSTSEFGDEIIANM
- a CDS encoding IS3 family transposase, whose amino-acid sequence is HYDTVEELKDELLQYLFYYNEMRHHQGINDIPLNFRKSLPN